From the genome of Pseudomonas cavernicola:
CATCGAGATCGCAGTTGCCGCGCAGTCTGTAAGACTTACCCACGCAGAAATGAGCCTGCAGGCAGAAATTGGCGAGCTGATGTGGATCCCGGAAGAAGGCTCTATAACGCCAGAAGCAGCCCAATCAGAACATCGCGCTATCGCAGAAGCGATCATGGCTAATGATCCCAACCTTGCAGGCGCATTAGCAGAAGCGCACGTAACTCGAGGTATCAAAAGGCTTATAGATCTAAGATTAGATCTTTTAGCTGAGGTAGCCTAAAAGTGGCATGCGCCTTGCTCCTTCTCATGCAAGCGGCTTTTTGATGCTGAGTGAGTCGAAGATACTCACAGCACCAAGCTGAAACTGCGTCACGAGCATGCAACAGAGGCCCTACATCATGCCATTACCACTTTTTCGAACCGACGCGGACGACTGCGCGGACAGTATCAATGCTTCGATCGGTAACGTTTTTGACCAGTTGACGATCTTAGCAAACGAAGTCGTGGAGATTTGGCGACGTGAGGCTGCGCTAGGTAAAAAGCCATCATCTAAAGACCTGGCTGTGCTCAAACCGAAAATCGATGCGCAGCTTCAAGGCCCGAAATCTTGCATCCATGGAACAGGAGTTGTCCTGGAGCCAGGCGAGCTAGAAGACTGCGAGATGTATCTTGAATGGTGGAGAATGGGTTCTGCGGGTAAGGTTGTCCCAATGACGCTCAACTTTAACCGGCGCAGTGAAAGCTTTTACAACTATCAGAGCATGCAGTGGTTTGCTCGTCCTAAGGCCACAGGAAGCAATGTAGTCGTAGGCCCTTATGTCGATCTTTACGGGGCCGACATGTACATCATGACCTTCTCTCTACCCATTCACGTTGACGGTCGCTTCGTGGGCATTGCCGGCGCAGATATAGCCCTGCACCGCTTCGAGCGAATCCTGCTTTCCAGCCTGATAAAAATGGAAAATGAAGCTCTGATCGTATCGGAGGAAGGTCGTGTAATTGCAGCCAACACCGCCAATTGGACAGTTGGCGATATGGCCCATCACGCAATGAATCGCCAAGAAACAGGCTGTCGGGTTATTGAACTTGGAGAGGCAGCGGCTCACTGGTCGCTTGTTCAACGACCTTGCAAACGTAAACATCAAGGCGCTGCGTAACGTCACCAGTCTTGGTCTAGAGAGGCTCCTAGCCTCTCTAGACATCCTCACACCACGCTTCCCCTATTCCGTCTACAAACCCCACCTAGCGCCCAGTGATCTATTCTCCGCACGATGCCTGCCTCTTCGAGCCACATCAATCAAGTGGATGGTTGGCGCCGTTGCTCACTGAAACGACGTCCAGTCTCGTCGGATCGACACCCTCCAAACAGCCGATGTTGTAACCACACTGCAATGGATCAGAGCGCCTGACGTTGTGCGTATAAATTCCACATTGGGAACAGAAGTAATGACAAGCCACTCCTGTATTAAACCGGTAGGCCCTTAGAACATCTGCCCCCTTGAGGATCCGTATGCCCGATAGTGCCACCGTCCCCATCACTGCACCCTTGCGCTTGCAGAGTGAACAGTTGCAACGCTTGGGATCGACGACCCCATTAGGAAGATCCAGCTCGAACACCACAGCACCGCAATGGCAGGATGCAATGTGGGTAGGCTGGATATTGTTTCCCCAATGCGCTTTATCATTGAGCACCTCCGCCTGAAGCTAGCTGGTCACCTGGGCTCATTCGCTGCTCACCGAGACACTCGAGAGCATTGAATGGATCTGCTGAGTAGCCTCCTGCGTCCTTGAAGCGAGCTTTTTGACTTCGTCAGCGACAACAGAAAAACCACGTCCCGAATCACCCGCCCTCGCTGCTTCGATTGCAGCGTTGAGAGCGAGCATGGTTGTTTGATCTGCAATCGCCTTTATCACACCAAGAGCCGTGGAAATCTGAGCATACGTTGCTCTCATAGCGGACTGCTCACGCAGGCGTAGCTCCACGGCATGTCGCTCCGAAGATATGTCTCGGACAGCACCGACGAGTCTGCATACTTTTCCATCAGCGCCGGTCATTGCTCGACCTCGCTCTCGAAACCAAACCATACCCCGCTGCTTATGCCTCATCCGGTACTCAACAACGTAGTGGTCAGCGATATGCGGGGCCCGTACGTACTCTTCTATGATCTTAAGCATCCTGGGGAGGTCGTCGGGGTCAACGATTTGGTTGTACGTCTCCCATCCATCAAGAAACTCGTGATCTGAATATCCAACCAACTCTTTGAACTGACGAGACCATCGAAGCTCATTGGAAGGATGCTCCAGACCTCCGTCAAAAATTTTCAGATCCCAGCAACCTTCTGTAAGAGTCTGCTTGGCAAGCTCCCAAACCTCGGACTCCCCACGAAGCACGTTCAGCTCACTACCGATTGAGTCGAAAGCTATGAGCTTCTCAGCTAAACATCCATTGAGAGTAGCCACCTCGCCTTCCAGAGCACTGATTTTATCCGTGCTGACGACTGCGTTCCGCGCCCAGCCCTCCTCCGCAGACCGCCGATTCTCAACCTGGCCCTCCAACGCACTTATCCGTTCAGCTAGAGCGATTACATTTGAGTGAGCGGAAGCATGTGCCCTCTCCAATAACTGCAAGTTGCCGGGAGTGAGAGGCTCTCGGCATAGCAATGCGCGCAGGGCGCCATCCAGCTCGTTAAATTCCGCACTCAATGAACCTTTGAACCACATCACCTTGCTCCCCTACTGCGGTAGTAACCCATAGCCTCCTGGAGCTCCGACACCAACGCTGGAATCGGCGCTCTAGACGCAGCCATTAATTTGGAATGCCCCCTCAGAAACTAAAAAACGCCCTTCTTCAAGGGCGTTTTTTGAGCACATCGGGAAACTATGCAGTGGTGGTTCTTCGAACCCCACCGTTTACGACTGCACCAGCTGCAGGAATCGCATCGCCGTATGTAGCAGTGCTACGCAAGTGAGGACGAGCAATCCACATGTAAAGGAAGCCAACCGCGATGACAGCGAAAGACGACAGCACAACAATCCAGTTGTCGTACCAAAGAGCGTCTGGTGTGCGCGGCCAGCTGATGTTCACCATGGCGGCGACACCGTAGACGAGCGCTCCAATGTTGGTGATCAAGCCAAGCGATCCAAGCTGGTACTCGCCGCTTGGCTTCCAGCCTTTCAACCGAGCTCGCAGAGCAGCAAGGATAACCATTTGGAACGCGATATAGATGCCTACCGCAGAGAAGGAAATGATCTTCAACAGTGCATCAGCCGAGATCATCGAGCCGATAACAATCACACCTGGCAGAAGCGCCGAGAGCAACAAGGCGTAGGGAGGAACGTGACGCTCATGAGAGAACTTGGATAGCAGGCCGCTGGCGAAAATCATCTTGTCACGAGCGTAGGCATAGATCAGTCGACTGGCTGCAGCTTGCAAGCTCATGACGCAAGAAAGGAAGGAAATCAGCACTACGCAAAGCACCGCTGTCGATCCCACTGGCCCAAAGGCTTTTGCCAAAATTGCAGATACTGGATCAGCAAGGGTGCCGTCGATAACTGCACCGATATCTACCACCGCCATGATCAAAGCAAAACAGACGAAGGTTGCTGCAACACCGCCAATGTAAATCGTGCGACGCATGGATTTCGGGATACGCAGCCCGGGTTCCGGAACCTCCTCAGCAACATCACCACATGCCTCGAATCCGTAGTATTGAAAGACGCCGATCAAGCTTGCGACCAGGAATGCTGCCGTGTAAGAGCCCGTCTTCTCCGAACCGAACGTGTTGAAGAAAATACTCATATCGTGGTGACGCTCAAACACCAGCAGGTACACGCCTACAACCAACGCCCCCATAATTTCGGCAAAGAATCCGATCAGCGCTGCCTGCGCTAACACCTTCGTCCCCATCAGGTTGATTGCTGTGGCAATCGCCAGGATCACCAGCGCACAGATCACATTTGCACCTGTCGTAGGCTCGAAACCAACGACTGAGGCTGTATACGGCGCTGCACCATAGGCAACCCCGGCAATGGTCGAGAACATCGCCATCACATAAACCCAGCCGGTCATCCACGCCCACTTACGACCCCAAAGACGACGCGCCCATGGGTACACACCTCCGGCGAGAGGGAATTGAGAGACGATTTCGCCAAAGACGATCGCCACCAAGAGTTGGCCAACGCCCGCGATGAGCAATGCCCAGATCATCGGTGGCCCGCCCAGCATCAGCGATGACGCAAAAAGCGTGTAAATGCCGACCACCGGCGAGAGGTAGGTAAAACCCAAAGCAAAATTCGCCCAAAGGCTCATGTCACGTTTGAATTCCGATTTGTATCCAAGGGACGCAAGACGCTCGGCGTCGGCGTCAACCGGAGGGTTCACTGGATGATTCGTCATGATGCAACCTCGTATTTTTGTGTTCTCGGCAGCGACGTAGCAGGGAGGGCCATCTAGCATTTTTTTGCTCTTGTAAACGCGAACGCTCATCGCAGGTCTAGAAATACCGCCAAATACATGTGAAGTCAAAGGAAAATGTTTTATCTCTCACGGATCAGCACAAAACCCCGTAAACACTGGCTTAAAACCGAATAAACACGCTAAAAACACAACAAAAAGACTCAAGAAACCGCTAATGCCGATCAAAAAAACGGCAGATATCGTTGACAATACATATGGATTAGAATCTTAATGCTTGCACAGAGCCTGGCATGCAGCCGGCCTTAATCGACTTGGAGGCTTCTCATGCGTGAAATAATCGGTGCATTCGAGATCGGAGTGATGCCGGCTCCGGAGGCAGTGGAGCCTTCTATTGAGACGAAAGTGGATCAACGCGACGTATGGCCACTGTTTGCAGCACTGCTCGTTCAGGTTTTTGCCTGTTTCAGCCAAGCTCATTGATGCCATGAGCTTGCCTGCGTCATCAATCCGCCAACATGCGTTAGCCGGGCTTATAGGATGATCAGAGACATTTCTTAGCTCATCGAGTAGGGAGCGGGATTACTCCCGCCGCCCTCTCACACCACCGTACGTGCGGTTCCGCATACGGCGGTTCATGGGTGACGCTGGAGGTGCCGCTGGGTATCCAGCAGCGAGATCAAGCCCAAGGCGTCGAAGAAGCGTTTCGGGAAGGCCGCATTCATGTGTGATGCACCCGAATTCCACCACGGACCTTGTCCGTTTCGGGCCGAGCGCCATGCACGATCTTCCGTCAGGCGCTGTCGACGCAGCATTGTGGTTCGGCCTTGACGGTGCTTTGCTTGCCGCCAGAGCAGGCAGCGCAGTCTTCGTCTCAGCCAACCGTCCAGACTCTCCAGTGCATTCTTGGTCTGCGTGAACTGGAAGTAGCCGATCCACCCTCGAAGCACCGGATTCAGTGTCTCGATGGTATGAGTCAGGCTTCTTCCCCGTCCTTGACGTAACAACTCCTTCACGCGGGCCATTAGCCTTTGCAGGCTTTGCGGTGCGATACGCAGCCGAGCCTGGCGATGGGCCGTCAGGCTATATCCCAAGAACTTGCGCGTTGACGGCTTGGCGCAGGCACTTTTCGCTTCGTTGATTTGCAGCTTCAGGCGCTCCGTAAGGAACCCCTTCATCTGCTTCAACAGTTGCTCGCCTGCCGCCTTGCTTCGCACGTAGATGTTGCAGTCGTCCGCGTAGCGGCAGAACGCATGGCCACGTCGCTCAAGTTCGCGATCCCAATCGGTGAGCAGGATGTTCGACAGCAGCGGCGAGAGCGGTCCATGCGTGACGGGCTGGTCGCACAACGCCGAGAGCCGGATCAGCTTGAGCACTCGCGCATCCGTCACCCGCCGGGCGAGCCGTGACATCAGGATGTCGTGGTTCACCCGGTCGAAGAATTTCTCCAAATCGATATCCACCACCCAGCGGCGGCCTTCTTGCACATACTGCTGTGCCGCTAGTACTGCCTGCTGGGCGCTGCGCCCCGGCCGGAAGCCGTAGCTGGAGTCGGAGAAAACCGGCTCGAAGATCGGTTGGAGGGTCTGGAGCAGCGCCTGCTGGATCAGACGGTCCAGTACCGTCGGGATACCCAGTGTGCGTATCCCGCCCGCAGGCTTGGAAATGTCCACTGCGCGTACCGCCTGCGGCATGTACTGTCCGTTTATCAGCACTGCTTTTATGCTTGGCCAGTGCATCTTCAGCCAGCCGGCGAACCGCTCGACCGGGAGTCCATCGACCCCCGGCGCGCCACGGTTGCCGACCACTTTTCGATACGCCAGCCACAGGTTGTCTCGATCAACCACCGCCTCCATTAGCGATGGCTCCCCCGCTTTCGTTTGCTCGGTAGCCGCCGTGCCCGCCTCAACGCCATGCACATCGCCCCCGGAGTTCCGCCCCGGCTCTGACGTCATGGCTGCGTTTTCGCGCACTTGTGTCTCATCGGCTGCATCGAGTCTCTACCGTCCTAATCGCGGTCACTCATGTTCGGCCCTTCGGTCAAACCGCACCTACTATGGCTTCTGCTGACTTCTGTACGGCCATCCTCACGCCTCGCGACGCCAGTAGCACAATGGCAGCCATACAGATCTCCCCGGGTATGACGCACCCACCTTCACGCTTATGCCTGTCGGATATACGCCGCATCGTTCTGTGCAAGTACCGGGCTTTGGCCTTTTTTGCTGCCTTACCCCGATGCGTCGCCTCGTATCCGCTTCCTGTTCGTCAGGCCAGCGCTTTGCCTCGGGCTTCCTTCGGATTCGCAGTCACCCGCGACACCCTTGCCTCTGGCTAACACTTCCCCTTGCCGGGTGTGTAGAGGACTTTCACCTCCGAGTGAGTGCGCCCTGCCGGGCGCACAAAAAAAAGGCCTAGATTTTCATCTAAGCCTTTGATTTTATTCAGTTTTTTTCGAATTTGGTGGAAGGCCAGGGATTCGAACCCTGGGAACGCTACTAACGTTCGACGGTTTTCAAGACCGTTGCATTCAACCGCTCTGCCAACCTTCCAGATTGTATGTGCATCTTACTTCGGGGTTCCAGCCATAAGGCGCAACGAAAAGCTACCTTAGATAAGAACTCACGGACCTGTTACAGTCGACGGTTTTCAAGACCGTTGCCTTAAACCACTCGGCCACACCTCCGCAAAAGTGCGGGCGGCAATAATACCGGAACGAAACACACTGTCAAACTCTCGAGATTGGCAGTAACGATGTCTCTGCTATGATCCGTTTCGACCTTGGTCACGGAACCCTTAGCCCTTTTCAGGAGTGTTGCCATGCACGAACAAGATTACGCACTCAACCACGCGCAGGTTGAGCAGCAAGAAGTCAGCCGCGTCCTGCGCAACACCTATGGCCTGCTGGCCATGACGCTCGCCTTCAGTGGCCTGGTCGCTTACGTGGCACAGCAGATGCGCGTTCCTTACCCAAGTTTCTTTGTGGTCCTGATTGGCTTTTACGGCCTGTTCTTTCTGGCGGCCAAGCTGCGCAACTCGCCCTGGGGTTTAGTTGCGACATTCGCCTTGACTGGCTTTATGGGGTACACCCTTGGGCCGATCCTCAATCGCTACTTGGGCATGCCCAATGGCGGCGAGGTGGTGAGTTCGGCATTCGCCATGACCGCGCTGGTGTTCTGCGGCCTGTCGGCCTACGTGTTGACCACACGCAAGGACATGAGCTTCCTGGCTGGCTTTATCACTGCCGGCTTCTTTGTACTGATCGGCGCTACGCTGGCGAGCATTTTCTTCCAGATCAGCGGCCTTCAATTGGCGATCAGCGCGGGTTTCGTACTGTTCTCCTCGGTCTGCATCTTGTTCCAGACCAGCGCCATCATTCATGGCGGCGAGCGTAACTACATCATGGCCACCATCAGTTTGTACGTGTCCATCTACAACCTGTTCGTCAGCTTGTTGCAGTTGCTGGGCATCGCCAGCAGTAACGATTGATAGATTTCATGTTGTAGAAAAGCCCGCTTCGGCGGGCTTTTTCATGTCCGCGGCGAGCAACTTACGTGCTCAGGCCGTATCATTCCGACAAGAATCTCCCTTGTCGGGTATGCCATGAAGTTTGCCATCGCCCTCTTCTCCCCACCGCACGCACCCTCCTCACGCCGCGCCTTGCGCTTTGCCCAAGCCGCATTGGCTGACGGGCATGAAATCGTGCGGCTGTTTTTCTATCAGGATGGCGTGTACAGCGCCTCGAGCAATGTCGTGACGCCACAGGATGAGCTGGACTTATCTGGCGAATGGGCTGCTTTCGTCCGCGAACAACAACTCGATGGGGTAGTTTGTATCGCCGCGGCTCTGCGGCGTGGCGTATTGAATGAGGAAGAGGCACAACGTTACCAACGTAACGCCGCCAACCTGGCTAAGCCCTGGGAGCTCTCCGGACTAGGGCAACTGCATGAAGCGGCGCAGTTGGCCGATCGCCTCGTTTGTTTCGGAGGCCCTTGAAATGGCTAAATCGCTTTTGATCATGTGCCGCCAGGCACCCTGGTCCGGCCCTGCTGCCCGCGAGGCACTTGATATTGCCCTGGCTGGCGGTGCTTTCGACCTACCTATCGGCCTGCTGTTTCTCGACGATGGTGTCTTCCAACTAGCCCAAGCCCAGCAGCCCAGCGCATTGCAGCAGAAAGACCTGACGGCCAACCTCCAGGCGCTGCCACTGTTCGGCGTGGAGTCGCTCTACGCCTCCTTGCGCAGCCTGCAAGAACGCGGCCTGGATACCCAGGCGCTCAACTTGCCGGTGGAAAGTCTGGATGATGCTGCGCTGACCACTCTTATCAACCACTACGACCAGGTGATCACCCTCTGATGGCCACCCTGCATATCCTTTCGCATTCGCCTTTCAGCGACAGCCGCCTGAGCAGCTGCTTGCGTCTTCTCGGTCCCGATGATGGCCTGCTGCTGACTGGCGATGCGGCATATGCCTTGCAACCTGGTAGCGCACAACGCCAAGCGCTGGAGCTGATGCCCGCATGCATTGAGCTGTTTGCCCTCCATGAAGACCTACAAGCCCGCGCCTTAAGTGCCCCAGTCCGCCTGCAAGTGATCGACTACCACGGCTTTGTCGACATCTGTACGCGCTATGCCAAGGTCAATAGCTGGCTATGAGCGCGCTGATCGTCGATGAGCGCAGCATTGCGCTGGATAAAGACGGCTACCTGCTGGAGTTAAGTGACTGGTCGCCCGCCGTCGCCGAGGCCCTAGCCCTGCAAGAAGAGCTGCCACTTAGTGCTGAGCATTGGGAAATCCTTCAACTACTGCGGGCTTTCTATAGCGAGTTTCAGCTTTCTCCAGCCACTCGTCCGCTAATCAGATATGCCGCGCTGAAACTCGGACCGGAGAAAGGCAATAGCCTGCACCTTAACCGCCTGTTCAAAGGCACCCCCGCCAAACTCGCCGCCAAACTGGCGGGCCTGCCGAAGCCGACCAATTGCCTATGAATCCGCAGCCTCTAACTCTGACCACCCCAGCCGAGCACCCTTTCGCCCATTACGTGCGCATTCTCGGTAAAGGCAAGCGGGGTGCCCGTAACATGACCCAGGACGAAGCCCGCGAGGCCATGGGCATGCTGCTCGACGGCAAAGTCGAAGACACCCAACTCGGTGCCTTTCTGATGCTGATGCGGTACAAGGAAGAAAGCCCGGAGGAGCTGGCCGGATTTACGCAGGCCGTCCGCGCACGGCTAGGCGCACCGGTCATTGCGGTGGATCTCGACTGGCCGACCTATGCCGGCAAAAAGCGCCATCTGCCGTGGTATCTCTTGGCCGCCAAATGTCTGGCCAACAACGGTGTACGCATCCTCATGCACGGCGGTGGCGCGCACACTGCCGGCCGCCTGTACAGCGAGCAGCTGCTGGAGCTGCTGGACATTCCGCTCTGCCGTGACTGGACCTCTGCCGGCCAAACACTTGAACGGCAGAACCTCGCCTTCGTTCCGCTGGGAGACTGGATGCCGCAGCTGCAACGGATGATCGACCTGCGCAACACCCTGGGGCTGCGTTCGCCGATCCATTCCCTGGCGCGGATTCTCAACCCGCTCAACGCGCGCTGCGGCCTACAAAGCATCTTCCATCCGGGCTATCAGGCGGCGCACCGCGAGGCCAGCCAGTTACTAGGTGACAACTCCATCGTGATCAAAGGCGATGGCGGCGAGATTGAAATCAACCCGGATGTCAGCTCGCACCTGTATGGCACTGCCGACGGCAGTAACTGGGACGAGGAATGGCCGGCGCTCTCGGCGCAGCGCCACGTCAAACCGGAAAGGCTTGAGCCGGATCATCTGCTCGCCTTCTGGAATGGCGAAGTCGAAGACGACTATGGTCGCCTGGCAGTGCAGGCCACGATGGCGCTGGCTCTACGCGGTCTAGGAATGCCGCGCGAAGAGGCCTTCGCGCAATCTCAACAATTCTGGGATGCACGAAACAAATCGATTTGATCGATACGTAAGGCGCAGAGTTTGCGTCATTCGTTCGAGTTCTTAGCATTAGACTGAGCTCCTACGCAGCAGGCAGAGGAATCGGGACAATGGGTTTACTGATCGATGGCCACTGGCATGACCAGTGGTACGCAGCCTCCGAAGGCGGTCGTTTCCAGCGCGAGAAAGCGCAGCGGCGTAACTGGATCACTCGCGATGGCGAGCCAGGCCCCAGCGGGGGTGGTGGCTTTCGCGCAGAGGCTGGCCGTTATCACCTGTATGTTTCCCTGGCCTGCCCCTGGGCTCACCGCACGTTGATCCTGCGCAAGCTCAAAGGCCTGGAAAGCCTGATCGACGTCTCCGTAGTCAGCTGGTTGATGGCCGAGCATGGCTGGACCTTCGAGCAAAGCCACGGCTCCACGGGCGACGCCCTAGATGGGTTGAGTTATCTGCATCAACGCTACACCGCTGATGACACCAACTACACCGGCCGGGTGACCGTGCCCTTGCTGTGGGACAAGCAGCTCAAGCGCATCGTCAGCAACGAGTCAGCCGAAATCATCCGCATGTTCAATTCCGCGTTCGATGGCTTGACCGCCCCCCAGGGTCAAGATAGTAGCCGCCTGGACTTTTACCCGGCACCACTGCAACGCGAGATCGACTCGCTCAACGAGCAGATCTATCCGGCGGTCAATAACGGTGTCTACCGTGCCGGCTTCGCGACCTCA
Proteins encoded in this window:
- a CDS encoding cache domain-containing protein produces the protein MPLPLFRTDADDCADSINASIGNVFDQLTILANEVVEIWRREAALGKKPSSKDLAVLKPKIDAQLQGPKSCIHGTGVVLEPGELEDCEMYLEWWRMGSAGKVVPMTLNFNRRSESFYNYQSMQWFARPKATGSNVVVGPYVDLYGADMYIMTFSLPIHVDGRFVGIAGADIALHRFERILLSSLIKMENEALIVSEEGRVIAANTANWTVGDMAHHAMNRQETGCRVIELGEAAAHWSLVQRPCKRKHQGAA
- a CDS encoding methyl-accepting chemotaxis protein yields the protein MATLNGCLAEKLIAFDSIGSELNVLRGESEVWELAKQTLTEGCWDLKIFDGGLEHPSNELRWSRQFKELVGYSDHEFLDGWETYNQIVDPDDLPRMLKIIEEYVRAPHIADHYVVEYRMRHKQRGMVWFRERGRAMTGADGKVCRLVGAVRDISSERHAVELRLREQSAMRATYAQISTALGVIKAIADQTTMLALNAAIEAARAGDSGRGFSVVADEVKKLASRTQEATQQIHSMLSSVSVSSE
- a CDS encoding APC family permease; this encodes MTNHPVNPPVDADAERLASLGYKSEFKRDMSLWANFALGFTYLSPVVGIYTLFASSLMLGGPPMIWALLIAGVGQLLVAIVFGEIVSQFPLAGGVYPWARRLWGRKWAWMTGWVYVMAMFSTIAGVAYGAAPYTASVVGFEPTTGANVICALVILAIATAINLMGTKVLAQAALIGFFAEIMGALVVGVYLLVFERHHDMSIFFNTFGSEKTGSYTAAFLVASLIGVFQYYGFEACGDVAEEVPEPGLRIPKSMRRTIYIGGVAATFVCFALIMAVVDIGAVIDGTLADPVSAILAKAFGPVGSTAVLCVVLISFLSCVMSLQAAASRLIYAYARDKMIFASGLLSKFSHERHVPPYALLLSALLPGVIVIGSMISADALLKIISFSAVGIYIAFQMVILAALRARLKGWKPSGEYQLGSLGLITNIGALVYGVAAMVNISWPRTPDALWYDNWIVVLSSFAVIAVGFLYMWIARPHLRSTATYGDAIPAAGAVVNGGVRRTTTA
- the ltrA gene encoding group II intron reverse transcriptase/maturase: MTSEPGRNSGGDVHGVEAGTAATEQTKAGEPSLMEAVVDRDNLWLAYRKVVGNRGAPGVDGLPVERFAGWLKMHWPSIKAVLINGQYMPQAVRAVDISKPAGGIRTLGIPTVLDRLIQQALLQTLQPIFEPVFSDSSYGFRPGRSAQQAVLAAQQYVQEGRRWVVDIDLEKFFDRVNHDILMSRLARRVTDARVLKLIRLSALCDQPVTHGPLSPLLSNILLTDWDRELERRGHAFCRYADDCNIYVRSKAAGEQLLKQMKGFLTERLKLQINEAKSACAKPSTRKFLGYSLTAHRQARLRIAPQSLQRLMARVKELLRQGRGRSLTHTIETLNPVLRGWIGYFQFTQTKNALESLDGWLRRRLRCLLWRQAKHRQGRTTMLRRQRLTEDRAWRSARNGQGPWWNSGASHMNAAFPKRFFDALGLISLLDTQRHLQRHP
- a CDS encoding Bax inhibitor-1/YccA family protein, whose translation is MHEQDYALNHAQVEQQEVSRVLRNTYGLLAMTLAFSGLVAYVAQQMRVPYPSFFVVLIGFYGLFFLAAKLRNSPWGLVATFALTGFMGYTLGPILNRYLGMPNGGEVVSSAFAMTALVFCGLSAYVLTTRKDMSFLAGFITAGFFVLIGATLASIFFQISGLQLAISAGFVLFSSVCILFQTSAIIHGGERNYIMATISLYVSIYNLFVSLLQLLGIASSND
- the tusD gene encoding sulfurtransferase complex subunit TusD, whose translation is MKFAIALFSPPHAPSSRRALRFAQAALADGHEIVRLFFYQDGVYSASSNVVTPQDELDLSGEWAAFVREQQLDGVVCIAAALRRGVLNEEEAQRYQRNAANLAKPWELSGLGQLHEAAQLADRLVCFGGP
- the tusC gene encoding sulfurtransferase complex subunit TusC yields the protein MAKSLLIMCRQAPWSGPAAREALDIALAGGAFDLPIGLLFLDDGVFQLAQAQQPSALQQKDLTANLQALPLFGVESLYASLRSLQERGLDTQALNLPVESLDDAALTTLINHYDQVITL
- the tusB gene encoding sulfurtransferase complex subunit TusB translates to MATLHILSHSPFSDSRLSSCLRLLGPDDGLLLTGDAAYALQPGSAQRQALELMPACIELFALHEDLQARALSAPVRLQVIDYHGFVDICTRYAKVNSWL
- a CDS encoding TusE/DsrC/DsvC family sulfur relay protein; amino-acid sequence: MSALIVDERSIALDKDGYLLELSDWSPAVAEALALQEELPLSAEHWEILQLLRAFYSEFQLSPATRPLIRYAALKLGPEKGNSLHLNRLFKGTPAKLAAKLAGLPKPTNCL
- a CDS encoding glycosyl transferase family protein; protein product: MNPQPLTLTTPAEHPFAHYVRILGKGKRGARNMTQDEAREAMGMLLDGKVEDTQLGAFLMLMRYKEESPEELAGFTQAVRARLGAPVIAVDLDWPTYAGKKRHLPWYLLAAKCLANNGVRILMHGGGAHTAGRLYSEQLLELLDIPLCRDWTSAGQTLERQNLAFVPLGDWMPQLQRMIDLRNTLGLRSPIHSLARILNPLNARCGLQSIFHPGYQAAHREASQLLGDNSIVIKGDGGEIEINPDVSSHLYGTADGSNWDEEWPALSAQRHVKPERLEPDHLLAFWNGEVEDDYGRLAVQATMALALRGLGMPREEAFAQSQQFWDARNKSI
- a CDS encoding glutathione S-transferase family protein: MGLLIDGHWHDQWYAASEGGRFQREKAQRRNWITRDGEPGPSGGGGFRAEAGRYHLYVSLACPWAHRTLILRKLKGLESLIDVSVVSWLMAEHGWTFEQSHGSTGDALDGLSYLHQRYTADDTNYTGRVTVPLLWDKQLKRIVSNESAEIIRMFNSAFDGLTAPQGQDSSRLDFYPAPLQREIDSLNEQIYPAVNNGVYRAGFATSQEAYAEAFDELFSELDYLEELLDQKRYLAGEYLTEADWRLFTTLIRFDAVYYSHFKCNQRRIEDYPNLSNWLRELYQWPGIAPTVDFSHIKGHYYASHRTINPTGIVPKGPALDFSRPHDRERLPGRGIWHNSGI